GCGGTAGCCCTGTCAGGCCTGAGAACGGGCAGCAGAGGTCCGGAGGGGCCGGGAGGCAGAGGGCCCACGGGCAGGCACGGGCAACAGGAGTGTCCGGCGTGGCGTGGGCCGATGTGcctccagcctgcctctctgcccgagGACCGCTTGGGCCCCCTCCGGGGCTGAGGCACCGCACACATCTCAGCTTGCTGAAGGGGCCTGCCTGGCCGTCCTGACTCCTCGGCCGCCGCACCTGAAGACCTTCCCCTAAGCCCCCAACCCacggaaggggcaggagcagggaacGGATTCAGCAGGAGGGCGACCCTGGGAGGTAGCAGGAGCGAGGGGCTTCTGTCCCCTTGTGTGGGCATGGGAACAATGGCGGCCATGGGAAGGCTGCCAGGATTCGGGGGGATAGGTGCCCTGGGACCCCGACCCGCGGGCCCAGCCTGCAGAGGGTGGACAGCCCACGCCCGCAGCACCCCCAGCACAGACTCCACGCTGCCCCCGGCCTGCGCTCAGAGTCTGCGTCCATCCGGGAGAGCCCGCTTCcgaaggaggagaaaggagggcgTGGCCCCGAGCACAGGCCCAGGCGGGGTCGGCCAAGCTGGGGCCAAGGCGAGCGAGCCTCTCCCGGGGCCTCCGCCACATCACTGCCATCCCCAGGTGTGTCTCTGGGTTCCTCTGACTGACCCCCAGCACTGAAAGGCCTCACTGGCGGGGACTCGGGGACTCTTGCCAGCTCACGGCTCCTGGTTTGAGTCCCGGTGCCCTGCACCTAGCCGAAGGcctggggaggagcagacagaAAGGCCCTGCGTTAATGGGATGGAGGCCCTCGCtcgccccagctcctgtcccaggcggctctcctctctctctattctCCACGGGAAGGACGGAAGGGCCCCTATCCCGCCGCCGACCGGCCGAGCCCACCGAGCCCCCAGGCCAGACCCTGCACAGGCTCTCAACAGCCACCCGCCCGCAGGTCTTGCGTCAGTGGGAGACAAGGCACCCATccatctctttcctctgcctACAGCCGGAGGCCTCCAGCCCTGACCCCTGCCTTGGGTTTCCTGGCCTGGTCCAGGGACAGCTTCTCCCGTGACGTGGTCAGGTCGGCCGCTCCAGGCCTCCCGGCGAGATAAAAGGGTTGCGCTGCCCAGGGTCAGAGGGAGCTTCAGAATGGCACTGGGGGCAAAGGCACGCCGGTGGCTGGCCGGGCGCCGGCTGTCCCTGAGCTGTGCACGCACACTGGGCACCAGCGCCGCTCAGGCCCCCAAGGCGGTGCTGCCCTTCGAAGCCATCCCCCAGTGCCCCGGCAACAAGTGGCTGAGGCTGCTGCAGATCTGGAAGGAGCAGGGCTCCGAGAACCTCCACCTGGAGATGCACCGGACCTTCCAGGAGCTGGGGCCCATCTTCAGGTAAAGCCCTTCCTGCCCGCCTGGCCGAGAGAGCACCCTCACCGGCTGTCCCTCCGGACGACTGAGTCCCGGCTGGGTGCCTCGCACCAGCGCTGCCCCGTCCCCGCCGGGCGCCCGTGGCCTGGGCTCTGTCTGCGCCCTCACGAAGGCAGGGTGGGAGCCGAGGGGTGGCTGTTCTGGGCCTTTGACCGTGGAGGCGGCGGCTCTCGGTGAGGACAGAGCAGTCCCACTGGCCGCTGAGAGGGCGGAGTGCAGACAGCAGAGCCCCAGAGGCTTCCTGCCTTAGACAGCGGGAGGGAGCGCCTGCTCTGGAAGGGAGAGGCCCCCCGGAGACAGGCCGGCTTGGTGCTGCGGAACGAGGCCCAGGGGAGGGCAGGCCCCTCTGGCAGGGCTCTGAGCTTTGCCCCGCAGGTATGACGTGGGAGGGACACACATGGTGTACGTGATGCTGCCCGAGGATGTGGAGAGCCTGCAGCGGGCCGAGAGCCCTCAGCCCTGGCGGCCGCTCCTGGATCCCTGGCTGGCCTACCGACAGCATCGTGGGCACAAATGTGGCGTGTTCTTGCTGTGAGAGCCAGGAGGGGTGGCGGTGGCGTGGAGGGCgggggacggggcgggggagggggggcacggGTGGCGCGCACCCCAGTGCGGGGTCCAGCCAGGTCCAGAAGCCCACAAGCGCCCCTGGCCAGGGAGATCCTGAGAGCAGGTGGGCCCTGTGTGTCGCAGGGGCGGGAAGGGGCTGTGGGACCACAGCCCAGAGACGAGGAAGGATGACCACTGGCACTAGGGAGCACCCACTCTGCGCCCGCCTCTGCGCGTTGTCCCGGCAGGGTGGGCTTCTCCCTTCCTATAGGTTGGGACgcccaggcctggggtggggggggttcaCCGGCCAGGCGTCCATGTCAGCCTGAGGGCCCCCCGGACAGCAGCCCTCTGCACGAGGTCCCCTGTGGGACTTCCAGGTGAGCGCAGGTAGCTCAGgatggggaggctggggtggggagagggcaggcagTAGGAAAGGCGCCCTTGTTCAGAAGCGAAACTCTAAGCGGGTGCCCCTGCGAGCGTGAGCCTGTGcgtgtgcccgtgtgtgtgtggcTTCCTGGCTGGAGCTGTCCGCAGCCTCGGAGTAGGTGTGCGCTGTGAGTGCTGCATACGTGCGCGTGTGTCTCCGTGTGCGCATGGGTTGAGCGCTCCAGCTGTGCTGTGGCAGCGGTGCGTGTGGGGATTGTGGGCGTGCTCACGCGCGTCGTCCTGGTCAGCGAGCGCGTGTGCAGGCGTCCCGCTGTGGTATGCGCATCTCTCCGGGCATACGTGTGTTCGCTGGTGTGcaagtgtgcacgtgtgtgcacgcgACTGTTCTGAAGACCTGCCGGCGGCCAGCCGAAGCCAGGAAGGTGTTTCTGCTTGAGTGTGGCTGAGGATGCAGGGGCCTCCCCGCCGTGCGCTGAGGGCATGGGCCTGTCTTTGGAGCAGCCAATGCCCTGGGCCCTGGTGCCCTCGGAGAAAACTGATCTAACCAGGTCCTCATCAGCCTGTGGGGGAGaagcttctctcctccccctcccccttccccctccccccccctccgccctccAGCTCCTactccccttcccttctgctgctgctgtggcctcttctcctcctcctcctccccctcctccccctcttcctcctcagccTCTCCCTCCGCTCCCCCTCTTCTTagcctgtctctccttctcttcctcccctccctctcctgttccgCTCCTGTTCTCCTCTTGCTGCTACTTCCGGCTCACGGACCTGTACTCCCAGGAACTGGCGCACTAGGACCCGGGGTCCAGTGGAAAACTCAACACTTCCGTGTGCTGCTCAGCGCTCACCCCGACGCGCGCACTCTGGatccccgtcccccacccccgaAATCCCCCCGCTCCTGCAACCACAGTTTGTTGTCTGGATTTAAGACTCCGTCCGCGTTTGGTttgatctctctgtgtctttgttcatttgctttgttcaATTCCATACATGAGCGAAACCTTATACTAATCTGTCTTACCCTGACTGACATTTCTctcttagcctaataccctctgcGTCCATCCATGGGCTCGCAAATGGCCAAGATCCCATTCCTTTTAGGGACCGAGTAGTACCCCATCATGTGGACGAGTATCTCTCTGTATCCCTCTCTGGGCCATCGTACCCGTGCTGCAGGAAACACAGGGGCAGGTATCTCGTCGCATTTGTGGTTTCATCATCTTTGGGTAAATGACCAGTAGTGGAACTCGCTTTagctttttgagggacctccacaCTTTtctccagagtggccgcacccgtctgcattcccaccaacggtacacaagggctcccctttctccacatcctcaccaacgccCGTTGTTTCTTGTGATTCTGATTTTAGCCGACCGCTGGGAGGTGATGTGTCCTTAGAGCTGACGCGGACCTCCGTGATGAAGGGTGCTGCTGAGCGCCcgttcacgtgtctgttggccatcgcCAGGTCTTCCGTGGAAGAAGGTCTCTTCCGGTCTtcggccatttttttttttttttttttttttttttttaagattttatttatttatttgtaagagagagagagtgagagtgagcacaggcagacagagtgggaggcagagtcagagggagaagcaggctccctgcggagcaagtagcccgatgtgggactcgatcccaggatgctgggatcatgacctgagccaaaggcagctgcttaaccaactgagccacccaggcgtccctcttcggCCATTTTTAATGGGATCGTTTGTTTGCTCGGTGTGCTGCTGCTTGGGTTCTTTGTATGCTTTAGATATTAAGGTTACCATACGTACCACTGGCAAGTATCTTCCGCCAATCAGGAGCTTCCCCCTTTTCcttctgttgatggtttcttcGCTGGGCAAAACCTTTCCAAATTGTGGCAAGGTGCGGATagcttaattttgcttttctttcccttgtctccggagacacatctagaaaaatgtttctgtggcCCGTGGCAGAGTCATTACTGCCTGCCttgtcttctaggagttttgtggtttcaggtctcacccatgggtctctcatccatttcaagtttatttttctgtgtggcgTAAGGCAGTGGTCcggcttcattcttctgcatggggctgtccagctttcccagcaccattgttGAAGAGACGGTCGTTCCCCATCGGGTGTCCTTGCCTCCTTCGTCATAGGTCGGCCATACAGTGGACCGTCCAATCATGGGTTTGCTTCTGGGCTTTCTATGCTCCTTCATCGATGGGTGTGCCTGCTTCTGTGCCAGCACCACACAGAACTGATCGCTAGCGCTTTGTCATCTGGGTGGAAATCTGGGGTTCTGGGGTTCCGGCTTCCAtcttctttctcaaggttgcCTTGGCTAGTCAAGGTCTATTAGGGTCCCCTCCAAATTTTAGCATTCGTTGTTCTAGTCCGTGAAAAATGTCGCTCTTGTGATAAGGATTGCAGCGaacctgtagattgctttgggcagcacGGACATTTTAACACCACTGGTGCTTCCTTACCATGAGCCTGGGATggctttccatttccttctgtttctttcatctGTGTCGTAGACTTTCTGACTACGGGGCTCGTACCTCCTTGGTTAAGCGTATTCCTAgatgttttgttattttgggtGCGACCGTACATGGGACTGTTTTCTTCATATCATTTACTGCTACTTCATCATGAGTGTACAGAAATCCAGCAGGTTTCTGTGTATTGATTCTGTGTCCTGCGACCTGATTGAATTCAGTTgtcagttctttttgttttgtgttggttTCACTGCTGGACACTTTAGAGCTTTCCCTCTATACAGTCTCATGCCATCTACAGGCGGGAAGAACATTTTATTACTGCTTCTTTACCCACTCGAGGTGTAGCCACAGcgatcagacaagaaaaagaaacaaaagtcatgcagctgggaaaggaagaagtacaattctgggctctgttctgaGCACGTGACAGGACCCGTGGTTTGGCTCCTGCCCTGGAGGACCAGGAGACGGGCCGGGACGGACTAGGTGTGACTGGCACAGGGGTAGCACTCTCAGCAacggggagggtgggaggtgaaGCCCCGGGCCTCTGCCTCTGGGGCCTGGTGTGAGCAGGGTGGCAAAGGCGGACAGGAAGtcgcccctccctccttcctcccggGACAGGGACGGCCCAGACGGGTGCTGACGGGCCAGCAGGGGACCTGTAGGTGTGCACGAGTGAACGCCAGGAACCCACTCGTGGCGTGGCCATGCAGAAGTTCTGGGTCAGCCCCTCTTTAGACGGGAGCACGCTGGGCACAGCACGCAAGGCCTCCCTCAGAGAAAGGGCTGCGGCTGAGGCCGACAGGCAGGCATCTGCCCCTCAGGCCCAGCAGGCAGCTCCCTgtccgcgcccccccccccccacaccccatccGGAGAAGATGTGTCCGGGGCTGGCCCCGAGCTGCTGACTCCGGCTTCCCTgaagctcctccctctgctctccagaAACGGGCCCGAATGGCGCGTGAACCGGCTGAAGCTCAACCCGGACGTGCTGTCGCCGCAGGCGGTGCAGAAGTACATCCCCATGGTGGACAGGGTGGCAAGGGATTTCTCAAAGGCCCTGAAGTCAAGAGTGCTGCAGAATGCCCGGGGCAGTCTGACGCTGGACATCCGGCCGAGCATCCTCAACTACACCGTAGAAGGTAGGGAGGTGCCGGGctctgtggggcaggggcagccagGAACTGGACTGGGACCGTGTGGGTGTGCTGCAGGAGGCCCCCATGAGGCCATCGGCTGCCCGAGGCTCAGCAGCCATACCCTCTCCTCAGCCAGCAATTTAGCCCTTTTTGGAGAGCGGCTGGGCCTCCTCGGCCCTAGCCCGAGTCCTGCCAGCCTGCAGTTCATCCGGGCTCTGGAGGCCATGTTGAAGTCCACCGCGCAGCTCATGTTCATGCCCAGGGACCTGTCACGCTGGACGAGTGCCAGGGTGTGGAAGGAGCACTTCGAGTCCTGGGACTACATCTTCCAGTACGGTGAGGCCCAGAGACGGGGCAGTGCCGAGTAGCAAGGACACCAGGGCCCCCAGTAGCCACTCACCGAAatcggggtggggggcgctgaAGCCACTTCACTGGGCTCATGGCGTCCTCGGGGCCCAAGAGacttggcagggaggctgggctgggccgGTCCTGAGCATCTGGCACAGGAACAGTGagtcttggggggtggggggtgctgccaGGTGGCGGCATGAGGACAGGTGCTGCCCAGCACCAGGCCCAGGCCCCTGTTCCCCCTTCCGCACAGCCAACAATGCCATCCAGAAAATCTACCAGGAGTTGGCCCTCGGCGGCCCACAGCACTACAGCGGCATCGTGGGGGAGCTGCTGATGCACGCGGACATGACCCTGGAGGCAGTCAGGGCCAACTCCATCGAACTCACCGCCGGGAGCGTGGACACGGTCAGGCCGGCAGCCAGCCCTGCCCTAGCACTCGGAGCCTCCTGACTACAGGCAGAGACCCCCATGGCGCGTGGCTCCCACAGGCCCTGTTTGGAGCGGATGGAGGGCTCTGATCTGAGGGGGCTGGTGGGGAGAGCACTCCGGAGCTGATCTTCCCAGGGAAGGGTTTGCAGATGCTCTGGAGGGAAGTGTGCTCCAGGCCCAGTGCAGAATGGGTGAGGCCCAGGAACATGCAGCAGCGCAGACCCCGGCCGACGTCTGGGCCCTGGGAAGGAGGGGGGCTGAGGGGCCGCTGCACAAGGAGgggtgcgcacaagcagggatgCCCACACAAGGAGCCCCTGCCGGGGCCACAGTCCGTTGGGCTGTCGTTACAGAGGCTTCGGAGGTGATGGGCTGAAGACACAGAGGGCAGCGGAGGCTCCAGCTTGTGGAAGAGAGAGCAGCTGGCAGCCCAGCCCCGGGGCCGGGGTGCTGTAGGGAGGTGCAGGCAGGTCCCAGGGTGTGGAGTGCAGTGAGCCTCCTGCCCTACAGCCAACCCTCATCTGCCAGCATCCCTGAGGtcctgctctgggccaggcccGCAGGCTT
Above is a genomic segment from Mustela lutreola isolate mMusLut2 chromosome 3, mMusLut2.pri, whole genome shotgun sequence containing:
- the LOC131827767 gene encoding cytochrome P450 11B1, mitochondrial-like isoform X1, encoding MALGAKARRWLAGRRLSLSCARTLGTSAAQAPKAVLPFEAIPQCPGNKWLRLLQIWKEQGSENLHLEMHRTFQELGPIFRYDVGGTHMVYVMLPEDVESLQRAESPQPWRPLLDPWLAYRQHRGHKCGVFLLNGPEWRVNRLKLNPDVLSPQAVQKYIPMVDRVARDFSKALKSRVLQNARGSLTLDIRPSILNYTVEASNLALFGERLGLLGPSPSPASLQFIRALEAMLKSTAQLMFMPRDLSRWTSARVWKEHFESWDYIFQYANNAIQKIYQELALGGPQHYSGIVGELLMHADMTLEAVRANSIELTAGSVDTTAYPLLMTLFELARNPDVQQALRQESLVAEAGITENPQRATTELPLLRAALKETLRLYPVGISLDRQVGSDVVLQNYHIPAGTVVKVLLYSLGRNPSVFPRPERYHPRRWLDSRSSGTRSPSLAFGFGLRQCLGRRLAETEMLLLLHHVLNHFLVETLTQEDIKMTYQFILIPSTLPLLTFRAIN
- the LOC131827767 gene encoding cytochrome P450 11B1, mitochondrial-like isoform X2 — its product is MALGAKARRWLAGRRLSLSCARTLGTSAAQAPKAVLPFEAIPQCPGNKWLRLLQIWKEQGSENLHLEMHRTFQELGPIFRYDVGGTHMVYVMLPEDVESLQRAESPQPWRPLLDPWLAYRQHRGHKCGVFLLNGPEWRVNRLKLNPDVLSPQAVQKYIPMVDRVARDFSKALKSRVLQNARGSLTLDIRPSILNYTVEASNLALFGERLGLLGPSPSPASLQFIRALEAMLKSTAQLMFMPRDLSRWTSARVWKEHFESWDYIFQYANNAIQKIYQELALGGPQHYSGIVGELLMHADMTLEAVRANSIELTAGSVDTTAYPLLMTLFELARNPDVQQALRQESLVAEAGITENPQRATTELPLLRAALKETLRLYPVGISLDRQVGSDVVLQNYHIPAGVLNHFLVETLTQEDIKMTYQFILIPSTLPLLTFRAIN